One Streptomyces sp. NBC_01217 genomic region harbors:
- a CDS encoding glycoside hydrolase family 15 protein, whose product MDRYPPVAEHGLVGDLQTAALVSSRGVVDWFAAPRFDSPSIFAALLDHDCGGFFRLAPEGPEHTCKQLYYPDTAVLVTRFMSPDGVGEMLDWMPPVRAEAPTDRHTLVRTVRVVRGTLRFSMECRPRFDYGRASHTLEPTPGGAVFRAPGIAAHLQTTFPVTRDGQDALGEVVLNVGELAVAVLTVCDADGPAPPTPTTDAVTEQLWEAVDFWQRWVRVSRYRGRWSDMVNRSAITLKLLTYAPSGAPVAAATMGLPEQVGGERNWDYRYTWVRDGSLSVRALLDLGFVDEATAFTHWLSDRIHDRGDATGEALRIMYRVDGEPLLTEEILEHFEGYRGSYPVRLGNAAADQLQLDIYGEALYALSEGHEVGVQAGYRGWKTVAQTLDWLVDSWDRPDEGIWETRGGRRDFTYSRVMCWTAFDRGLRLAAQLSRPADTVRWTRARDAILEQVMERGWSESEQAFVQHYDGGVLDASLLLMPRVGFLAPMDPGWLATLDAMDRTLVSDSLVYRYDPAASPDGMRGSEGTFSLCTFLYVEALARAGRLRKARFTFEKMLTYANHVGLFSEEIGPSGEQLGNFPQAFTHLSLITAAQTLDEALDRADERERR is encoded by the coding sequence ATGGACCGATACCCCCCTGTCGCCGAGCACGGGCTGGTGGGCGATCTGCAGACCGCCGCACTGGTTTCCTCGCGAGGGGTCGTCGACTGGTTCGCCGCCCCGAGGTTCGATTCCCCCAGCATCTTCGCCGCGCTGCTGGACCACGACTGCGGCGGCTTCTTCCGGTTGGCCCCCGAGGGCCCCGAGCACACCTGTAAGCAGCTCTACTACCCGGACACCGCGGTCCTGGTCACCCGCTTCATGTCGCCGGACGGGGTCGGCGAGATGCTCGACTGGATGCCGCCGGTACGCGCCGAGGCCCCCACCGACCGGCACACCCTCGTGCGGACCGTGCGTGTGGTACGCGGGACCTTGCGCTTCTCGATGGAGTGCCGGCCCCGCTTCGACTACGGCCGTGCCTCCCACACGCTCGAACCGACCCCCGGCGGAGCCGTGTTCCGGGCACCGGGCATCGCCGCACATCTGCAGACCACCTTCCCCGTGACGCGCGACGGCCAGGACGCCCTCGGTGAAGTGGTGCTGAACGTGGGGGAGTTGGCGGTGGCCGTTCTCACCGTCTGTGACGCGGACGGGCCCGCGCCACCGACGCCGACCACCGACGCCGTCACCGAACAGCTCTGGGAGGCCGTCGACTTCTGGCAGCGGTGGGTGCGCGTCTCCCGCTACCGGGGCCGCTGGTCCGACATGGTCAACCGCTCGGCCATCACCCTCAAGCTCCTCACCTACGCGCCCTCCGGCGCACCGGTCGCGGCGGCGACCATGGGCCTGCCCGAGCAGGTGGGCGGCGAACGGAACTGGGACTACCGCTACACCTGGGTCAGGGACGGCTCGCTGTCGGTCAGGGCCCTGCTCGACCTGGGGTTCGTCGACGAGGCGACCGCCTTCACCCACTGGCTCAGCGACCGGATTCACGACCGCGGGGACGCAACGGGCGAAGCCCTGAGGATCATGTACCGCGTCGACGGGGAGCCCCTGCTGACGGAGGAGATCCTGGAACACTTCGAGGGCTACCGCGGCTCGTACCCGGTACGGCTCGGCAACGCGGCCGCCGACCAGTTGCAGCTCGACATCTACGGCGAGGCCCTCTACGCCCTGTCCGAAGGACATGAGGTGGGTGTCCAGGCCGGCTACCGGGGCTGGAAGACCGTCGCCCAGACCCTGGACTGGCTCGTGGACTCCTGGGACCGGCCCGACGAGGGCATCTGGGAGACCCGCGGCGGACGCCGGGACTTCACATACAGCCGGGTGATGTGCTGGACCGCCTTCGACCGCGGCCTGCGCCTGGCGGCCCAGCTCAGCAGACCGGCCGACACCGTCCGGTGGACCAGAGCCAGGGACGCCATTCTCGAACAGGTCATGGAGCGCGGCTGGAGCGAATCGGAGCAGGCGTTCGTCCAGCACTACGACGGCGGGGTGCTGGACGCCTCGCTGCTGCTGATGCCCAGGGTGGGGTTCCTCGCCCCCATGGATCCGGGCTGGCTGGCCACGCTCGACGCCATGGACCGCACCCTGGTGTCCGACAGCCTCGTCTACCGCTACGACCCGGCCGCCTCACCGGACGGCATGCGGGGTTCCGAAGGCACGTTCAGTCTCTGCACCTTCCTGTACGTGGAAGCCCTGGCCCGCGCGGGCCGGCTCCGCAAGGCGCGCTTCACCTTCGAGAAGATGCTCACGTACGCCAACCATGTCGGCCTCTTCTCCGAGGAGATCGGTCCCAGCGGTGAGCAACTGGGCAATTTCCCCCAGGCGTTCACCCATCTCTCGCTCATCACGGCCGCGCAGACCCTGGACGAGGCGCTGGACCGGGCGGACGAGCGGGAGCGCCGCTGA
- a CDS encoding DUF389 domain-containing protein, whose amino-acid sequence MDMIHVRAVSPPDLTDRAVSLLAGDPCVLNLIVQPAASRNPDGDAIACDVLTGAANEVLRGLRALHLDRRGSLVIEPVDMAFSGRAADVGAEQLGPLARAPVWEQVEARIRSEATYPPSFYLYFVIAGIIGSVGIVTNSQILIVAAMVVGPEYGAIVSVALGIDQGDRTRIRRGLRALVAGFLLTIVITFLFSLLVRAFGLESAAFHAGLRPVSHLINTPNFFSFAVAALAGVVGIVSLTEARTSALLGVFISVTTIPAAADLSVSTAFTSWHEAWGSLVQLLVNIAVLIVVGTVALRCQRRIWRRVGLRHDRSNR is encoded by the coding sequence ATGGACATGATCCATGTCCGCGCGGTGAGCCCGCCGGATCTGACCGACCGGGCGGTGAGCCTGCTCGCCGGTGATCCATGCGTGCTGAATCTGATCGTGCAGCCGGCCGCGTCACGCAACCCGGACGGCGACGCCATCGCCTGCGACGTGCTGACGGGCGCGGCCAACGAGGTCCTGCGCGGCCTGCGCGCGTTGCACCTGGACCGCCGCGGCTCCCTCGTCATCGAACCGGTGGACATGGCCTTTTCCGGCCGGGCGGCCGACGTCGGAGCCGAACAGCTCGGGCCGCTGGCCCGTGCACCGGTCTGGGAGCAGGTGGAGGCGCGCATCCGCTCCGAGGCCACCTACCCGCCGAGCTTCTATCTCTACTTCGTGATCGCGGGGATCATCGGTTCGGTCGGCATCGTCACCAACTCCCAGATCCTGATCGTCGCGGCGATGGTCGTCGGCCCCGAGTACGGTGCCATCGTCAGCGTCGCGCTGGGCATCGACCAGGGCGACCGGACCAGGATCCGGCGGGGGCTTCGGGCGCTGGTCGCGGGCTTCCTGCTGACGATCGTCATCACCTTTCTCTTCAGTCTCCTGGTGCGTGCGTTCGGCCTCGAATCGGCGGCGTTCCACGCGGGGCTGCGGCCGGTCTCCCATCTCATCAACACCCCCAACTTCTTCTCGTTCGCCGTGGCGGCACTGGCTGGTGTCGTCGGCATCGTGTCGCTCACCGAGGCCAGGACGAGCGCCCTGCTCGGTGTGTTCATCTCCGTCACGACCATCCCGGCCGCGGCGGATCTCAGCGTCTCCACCGCGTTCACGAGCTGGCACGAGGCATGGGGGTCGCTCGTCCAGCTGCTGGTCAACATCGCGGTGCTGATCGTGGTGGGCACGGTCGCGCTCAGGTGCCAGCGGAGGATCTGGCGGCGGGTCGGTCTCCGGCACGACCGGTCGAACAGGTGA
- a CDS encoding chloride channel protein, translating to MSAKPVAAPTAAPSDPFRLIRTRAYVMLLLAAAMLGVPVSVVAFGFLALVHRLQSLTYDDLPRALGFAGTPSWWPVPLLAVAGLLVGLTVRHLPGKGGHRPADGLMNTGAPAAVELPGIALAALVSLGVGAVLGPEAPLIALGGGLAVYTVRLVKPGISPKASAVVGAAGSFAAVSALLGSPLLGAFLLMEASGLGGAMLGMVLVPGLLAAGIGSLIFTGLGSWTGLGTYSLALHHVPHAQQPDLAQFGWAVAVGLAAAFAGTGIQRLALFLQAHVERRTVVATAVMGLIIGLIAFGYAQSTGREASGVLYSGESALDPLLSAGAGYSVATLLVLALCKALAYCASLSSFRGGPVFPAMFVGAAGGIALSHLPGLSLASGFAMGIGAMCVAMLKLPMTSVLLATLLLGSEGLTVMPLVIVSVVVSYVVTLRLLPPPAEPRTAPRG from the coding sequence ATGTCGGCCAAACCCGTCGCAGCACCCACCGCGGCGCCATCGGACCCCTTCAGGCTCATCCGCACCCGTGCTTACGTCATGCTCCTCCTGGCGGCGGCGATGCTCGGCGTCCCGGTCTCGGTGGTGGCGTTCGGCTTCCTCGCCCTCGTCCACAGACTCCAGTCGCTCACCTATGACGACCTGCCCAGGGCACTGGGCTTCGCGGGTACGCCGTCCTGGTGGCCGGTGCCGCTGCTCGCCGTGGCCGGCCTGCTGGTCGGGCTGACCGTCCGCCATCTCCCCGGGAAGGGCGGCCACCGGCCCGCCGACGGCCTGATGAACACGGGGGCGCCCGCGGCGGTGGAGCTGCCCGGCATCGCCCTCGCGGCGCTCGTCTCGCTCGGCGTCGGGGCGGTGCTCGGTCCCGAGGCACCGCTCATCGCTCTCGGCGGCGGTCTGGCCGTGTACACGGTGCGCCTGGTCAAACCGGGCATCAGCCCCAAGGCGAGTGCCGTGGTGGGAGCGGCGGGGAGCTTCGCCGCCGTCAGCGCGCTGCTGGGGTCACCGCTGCTCGGCGCCTTTCTCCTGATGGAGGCCTCGGGGCTGGGCGGGGCGATGCTCGGGATGGTCCTGGTGCCGGGCCTGCTGGCCGCCGGTATCGGTTCACTCATCTTCACCGGTCTCGGTTCGTGGACCGGCCTGGGGACGTACTCCCTGGCGCTCCACCATGTGCCGCACGCCCAGCAGCCCGACCTCGCCCAGTTCGGCTGGGCGGTCGCCGTCGGCCTCGCGGCGGCCTTCGCCGGTACGGGTATTCAGCGGCTCGCCCTGTTCCTGCAGGCCCACGTCGAGCGGCGGACGGTGGTGGCCACCGCGGTCATGGGTCTGATCATCGGTCTGATCGCGTTCGGGTACGCGCAGAGCACCGGCAGGGAGGCGTCCGGGGTGCTGTACTCCGGCGAGAGCGCGCTCGATCCGCTGCTCTCCGCCGGTGCGGGCTACTCGGTGGCCACGCTGCTGGTACTCGCCCTCTGCAAGGCGCTGGCGTACTGCGCGTCGTTGAGCAGTTTCCGGGGAGGCCCCGTCTTTCCGGCGATGTTCGTGGGAGCGGCGGGCGGAATCGCGCTGTCCCATCTCCCGGGGCTCAGTCTGGCGTCGGGCTTCGCGATGGGCATCGGGGCCATGTGCGTGGCGATGCTGAAGCTGCCCATGACCTCGGTGCTGCTGGCCACGCTGCTGCTGGGGTCCGAGGGTCTCACCGTCATGCCGTTGGTGATCGTCTCGGTCGTGGTCTCCTACGTCGTCACGCTCAGGCTTCTTCCTCCTCCAGCGGAGCCGCGCACAGCGCCCAGAGGATGA
- a CDS encoding DUF7144 family membrane protein — translation MASASSGPNVAPEATPTSRQPFRHGWTAFAVVLMIFGGAMAIFEGIAAITKDNVFVATRNYVFQFSLTGWGWIHLVLGIVIVLVGFALFTGALWARVVGIVFAGLAALAHFLWLPFYPFWSIVLIAINVFILWALCAAPLEEEEA, via the coding sequence ATGGCCAGTGCCAGCAGCGGGCCGAACGTGGCGCCCGAAGCCACCCCGACCTCGCGTCAACCCTTCCGGCACGGCTGGACCGCCTTCGCCGTGGTCCTGATGATCTTCGGCGGTGCGATGGCGATCTTCGAGGGAATCGCCGCCATCACCAAGGACAACGTCTTCGTCGCCACGCGCAACTACGTGTTCCAGTTCAGCCTCACCGGCTGGGGCTGGATCCACCTCGTCCTGGGCATCGTCATCGTCCTCGTCGGCTTCGCGCTGTTCACCGGGGCACTGTGGGCGCGCGTCGTGGGCATCGTGTTCGCAGGGCTTGCCGCACTCGCCCACTTCCTGTGGCTGCCCTTCTACCCGTTCTGGTCCATCGTGCTCATCGCCATCAACGTCTTCATCCTCTGGGCGCTGTGCGCGGCTCCGCTGGAGGAGGAAGAAGCCTGA
- a CDS encoding helix-turn-helix domain-containing protein — MRLGELRAGRGWSLDDLSRRSGVSRSTLSRLERGELSPTAALLGTLCTVYGRTMSRLLMEVEAEVPQLVPAARQPVWRDEASGFVRRSVSPPHTGLRAEVIEGTLDAGAAIDYEDAPVSGVEQHVWVLEGTVEITVDGTVHTVRSGDCLRFRLRGPSHFHCPGPERVRYALVIVLP, encoded by the coding sequence GTGCGGCTGGGCGAACTGCGGGCCGGGCGCGGCTGGTCGCTGGACGATCTGTCCCGGCGCAGCGGGGTGAGCCGCTCCACGCTGTCCCGGCTGGAGCGCGGTGAGCTGAGCCCGACCGCGGCCCTGCTCGGCACCTTGTGCACGGTCTACGGGCGGACCATGTCCCGGCTGCTGATGGAGGTGGAGGCCGAGGTGCCGCAGCTGGTTCCCGCCGCGCGGCAACCGGTGTGGCGCGACGAGGCATCAGGCTTCGTACGCCGCTCGGTCTCCCCACCGCACACCGGGCTGCGCGCCGAGGTCATCGAGGGCACGCTCGACGCCGGGGCCGCCATCGACTACGAGGACGCGCCCGTGTCCGGTGTGGAGCAGCACGTCTGGGTGCTGGAGGGGACGGTCGAGATCACCGTCGACGGGACCGTGCACACCGTGCGCAGCGGCGACTGTCTGCGCTTCCGGCTGCGCGGCCCTTCACACTTCCACTGTCCGGGCCCGGAGCGGGTCCGCTACGCGCTGGTGATCGTCCTGCCGTGA
- a CDS encoding GNAT family N-acetyltransferase: MTEIVQVSGPELVTYADELAALLVEAVNGGSSVGFLAPLDRDAAAAWWRERAGAVDAGHLQVWIARNAERVAGTIALVRAPLPNSRHRAEVAKLMVRPSARGRGLGRSLLDAAERSAAEAGVTLLVLDTETGSSAERLYRSTGWTECGSIPGYAADPAGVLKPTTLYYKAVGGAAGFVPINVQA, translated from the coding sequence ATGACCGAGATCGTCCAGGTGTCCGGACCCGAACTGGTCACCTACGCCGATGAGTTGGCCGCCCTTCTGGTGGAGGCCGTGAACGGCGGTTCGTCGGTGGGATTCCTCGCGCCGCTGGACCGTGACGCGGCGGCCGCCTGGTGGCGGGAGAGGGCCGGGGCCGTCGACGCCGGGCACCTTCAGGTCTGGATCGCCCGGAACGCGGAACGGGTGGCCGGGACCATCGCGCTGGTGCGGGCCCCGTTGCCGAACTCCCGTCACCGCGCGGAAGTGGCCAAACTGATGGTCCGCCCGTCGGCCCGCGGCCGAGGCCTCGGCCGTTCGCTCCTCGACGCCGCCGAACGCTCGGCCGCCGAGGCGGGGGTCACGCTGCTGGTGCTGGACACCGAGACCGGCAGCTCCGCCGAACGGCTCTACCGCTCGACGGGCTGGACGGAGTGCGGATCGATTCCGGGTTACGCCGCCGATCCGGCAGGCGTCCTGAAACCGACGACCCTCTATTACAAGGCGGTCGGCGGGGCGGCCGGGTTCGTACCGATCAATGTGCAGGCGTGA
- a CDS encoding glutathione peroxidase — MTLYDIPLRTLTGEPTSLADYRGRAVLLVNVASKCGLTPQYEGLERLQNTYGDRGFTVLGVPCNQFAGQEPGSAEEIQTFCSTTYGVSFPLLEKTDVNGETRHPLYAELTGLADGDGEAGDVQWNFEKFLISPAGEPVARLRPRTEPEAPELIAAIESQLPA; from the coding sequence ATGACGCTGTACGACATCCCCCTGCGCACGCTCACCGGCGAGCCCACCTCCCTGGCCGACTACCGCGGCCGGGCGGTCCTGTTGGTGAACGTCGCGTCGAAGTGCGGGCTCACCCCGCAGTACGAGGGTCTGGAGCGGCTCCAGAACACGTACGGGGACCGCGGCTTCACCGTGCTCGGCGTGCCGTGCAACCAGTTCGCAGGCCAGGAGCCGGGGAGCGCGGAGGAGATCCAGACCTTCTGCTCGACGACGTACGGTGTCAGCTTCCCGCTGCTGGAGAAGACCGACGTGAACGGCGAAACGCGCCACCCGCTGTACGCCGAGCTGACGGGGCTGGCGGACGGGGACGGCGAAGCGGGCGACGTCCAGTGGAACTTCGAGAAGTTCCTCATCTCGCCCGCGGGCGAGCCGGTCGCGCGCCTGCGCCCGCGTACGGAGCCGGAGGCCCCGGAGCTCATCGCGGCCATCGAGTCCCAGCTCCCCGCCTGA
- a CDS encoding acyl-CoA dehydrogenase family protein: MAEFTLELNDDQKQVRDWLHGFAADVIRPAASEWDEREETPWPVIQEAAKVGIYSLDFYAQQFFDPTGLGIPMAMEELFWGDAGIALSIVGTGLAAVGVLANGTEEQIGTWIPQMYGDANDVKVAAFCSSEPDAGSDVASMRTRAVYDRAKDEWVLNGTKTWATNGGIANVHVVVAVVDAELGSKGHASFIVPPNTPGLSQGQKFKKHGIRASHTAEVVLEDVRVPGHCLLGGKEKLDQRLARARERAASGGERVKNAAMATFEASRPAVGAMAVGTARAAYEVALDYARTRTQFGRPIIDNQGVAFQLADMRTQIDAARLLVWRASWMAATGKPFTSAEGSMSKLYASETAKTVTAQAIQILGGNGFTREYPVERMHRDAAIYTIFEGTSEIQRLVIARTLSGMPIR, translated from the coding sequence ATGGCCGAGTTCACGCTCGAACTCAACGATGACCAGAAGCAGGTCCGTGACTGGCTTCACGGCTTCGCCGCGGATGTGATCCGACCGGCGGCTTCGGAGTGGGACGAGCGTGAGGAAACGCCCTGGCCCGTAATCCAGGAGGCGGCCAAGGTCGGCATCTACTCCCTCGACTTCTACGCCCAGCAGTTCTTCGACCCGACGGGCCTCGGCATCCCGATGGCGATGGAGGAGCTCTTCTGGGGGGACGCGGGCATAGCTCTGTCGATCGTCGGTACGGGCCTGGCGGCCGTGGGCGTCCTCGCCAACGGCACCGAGGAGCAGATCGGCACCTGGATCCCGCAGATGTACGGCGACGCGAACGATGTGAAGGTCGCCGCCTTCTGCTCCTCCGAGCCGGACGCGGGCTCGGACGTCGCCTCCATGCGGACCCGCGCGGTGTACGACCGGGCCAAGGACGAGTGGGTGCTGAACGGCACCAAGACCTGGGCGACCAACGGCGGCATCGCCAACGTCCATGTCGTCGTCGCCGTGGTCGACGCGGAGCTCGGTTCCAAGGGCCACGCCTCCTTCATCGTGCCGCCGAACACCCCCGGCCTCTCCCAGGGCCAGAAGTTCAAGAAGCACGGCATCCGGGCCTCGCACACGGCGGAGGTCGTCCTGGAGGACGTACGGGTCCCCGGTCACTGTCTGCTCGGCGGCAAGGAGAAGCTCGACCAGCGCCTGGCCCGGGCCCGCGAGCGCGCCGCGTCCGGCGGCGAGCGGGTGAAGAACGCGGCGATGGCCACCTTCGAGGCGTCCCGTCCGGCGGTCGGCGCGATGGCGGTCGGCACCGCCCGTGCGGCGTACGAGGTCGCGCTCGACTACGCCAGGACTCGCACCCAGTTCGGCCGGCCGATCATCGACAACCAGGGCGTCGCCTTCCAGCTCGCCGACATGCGTACGCAGATCGACGCGGCCCGGCTGCTCGTCTGGCGCGCCTCCTGGATGGCGGCCACCGGGAAGCCGTTCACGTCGGCCGAGGGCTCCATGTCCAAGCTGTACGCGAGCGAGACGGCGAAGACGGTCACCGCGCAGGCCATCCAGATCCTCGGGGGCAACGGCTTCACCCGTGAGTACCCCGTGGAGCGGATGCACCGGGACGCGGCGATCTACACGATCTTCGAGGGCACGAGCGAGATCCAGCGCCTGGTGATCGCCCGCACCCTCTCCGGCATGCCGATCCGCTAG
- a CDS encoding TetR family transcriptional regulator has translation METTRQAERQRTAAESRRRELLEAADRVVLRDGPGASMNAIAAEAGITKPILYRHFGDKGGLYRALAKRHTDALLIALRAALDAPAERRRRVEATLDTYLAAIEARPQVYRFLMHPSDDAAPSTEQGFDVGRHSAPLLRRLGEELALVIAERVDLGPDSEAMARIWGHGIVGMMHAAGDWWLGERPCSREQLVRSLADLLWGRLAAVGDRPGGPGF, from the coding sequence ATGGAGACCACACGACAGGCCGAGCGGCAGAGGACAGCGGCCGAGAGCCGCCGCCGCGAGCTGCTCGAGGCCGCCGACCGCGTGGTGCTCAGGGACGGGCCCGGGGCCTCGATGAACGCCATCGCGGCGGAGGCAGGAATCACCAAGCCCATCCTCTACCGGCACTTCGGCGACAAGGGCGGCCTCTACCGCGCCCTCGCCAAACGCCACACCGATGCCCTGCTGATCGCTCTGCGGGCCGCCCTCGACGCACCCGCCGAGCGCCGTCGGCGCGTGGAGGCGACGCTCGACACCTATCTCGCGGCGATCGAGGCCCGCCCGCAGGTCTACCGCTTCCTCATGCACCCGTCCGACGACGCGGCGCCCTCGACCGAGCAGGGCTTCGATGTCGGACGGCACTCCGCCCCGCTGCTGCGCCGCCTCGGCGAGGAACTGGCCCTGGTGATCGCCGAGCGCGTGGACCTGGGCCCGGACAGTGAGGCCATGGCCCGCATATGGGGCCACGGCATCGTCGGCATGATGCACGCCGCGGGCGACTGGTGGCTGGGCGAACGTCCCTGCTCCCGCGAGCAGTTGGTGCGCAGCCTGGCGGATCTGCTGTGGGGCAGGCTGGCCGCCGTGGGCGACCGGCCCGGCGGCCCCGGGTTCTGA
- the def gene encoding peptide deformylase yields MRNRPIPGSSGLIRAMSLLGDPVLHSACEPVTDFGHSLARLVEDMYATMYAAQGVGLAANQVGVALRVFVYDCPDDDDVRHLGHLVNPKLVEADGITVRGPEGCLSLPGIEAGTPRFDRAVVEGVTVEGEPVRVTGTGFFARCLQHECDHLEGTVYTDRLTGLRRARALRAARRAPWATGG; encoded by the coding sequence ATGCGAAACCGCCCGATCCCCGGCAGTTCCGGACTGATTCGTGCCATGAGTCTGCTCGGTGATCCGGTGCTGCACAGTGCCTGCGAACCCGTCACGGACTTCGGTCATTCCCTCGCCCGCCTCGTCGAGGACATGTACGCCACCATGTACGCGGCCCAAGGGGTCGGACTCGCGGCCAATCAGGTCGGCGTCGCCCTGCGGGTGTTCGTCTACGACTGCCCGGACGACGACGACGTCCGGCACCTCGGACATCTCGTCAACCCGAAGCTGGTCGAGGCGGACGGCATCACCGTACGCGGCCCGGAGGGCTGTCTCTCGCTGCCCGGCATCGAGGCCGGCACCCCGCGCTTCGACCGTGCCGTGGTCGAGGGCGTGACGGTCGAGGGCGAGCCGGTACGGGTCACCGGCACCGGCTTCTTCGCCCGGTGCCTCCAGCACGAGTGCGACCACCTCGAAGGCACGGTCTACACGGACCGGCTGACCGGGCTGCGCCGGGCGCGGGCGCTGCGCGCGGCCCGCCGGGCGCCCTGGGCGACCGGCGGCTGA
- a CDS encoding Mur ligase family protein, whose amino-acid sequence MAGNTEPLSPRAKLAVTAGKAAAAVSRAAGRGSGSVIGGRVALKLDPDLLGRLAQHLDVILVSATNGKTTTTRLIAEALRAAGPVVSNALGANMPAGITSALAGGSDSKYGVIEVDEKYLAGVARDTTPKVIALLNLSRDQLDRAAETRMLAEKWREGLSGSKAVIVANADDPLIVWAASSSPNVVWVAAGQAWKDDAWSCPSCGGVMQRPGDDWFCGECGFRRPAPSWVLHGDYVLDPHGSAWPIHLQLPGRANKANATSSAAVAAVFGVPPQVALERMYQVQAVAGRYDVVTFLGRELRLLLAKNPAGWLETFSLIDPPPTPVILSVNARGADGTDTSWLWDVDYTQLAGHPIFVLGDRKLDLAVRLEVAGLDFRVCENLDEAVQQAPPGRIEVIANYTAFQDLRRRVGN is encoded by the coding sequence ATGGCAGGCAACACGGAGCCGTTGTCGCCGCGGGCCAAGCTCGCCGTGACGGCGGGCAAGGCCGCGGCGGCGGTGTCGCGCGCCGCGGGGCGCGGCAGCGGATCGGTGATCGGCGGCCGGGTGGCACTCAAGCTCGACCCCGACCTGCTGGGGCGGCTGGCGCAGCACCTGGACGTGATCCTCGTGTCGGCGACGAACGGCAAGACGACGACGACCCGGCTGATCGCCGAGGCACTGCGGGCCGCGGGCCCGGTCGTGTCGAACGCGCTCGGCGCGAACATGCCGGCGGGCATCACCTCGGCGCTGGCGGGCGGCTCGGACTCGAAGTACGGCGTCATAGAGGTGGACGAGAAGTACCTCGCCGGGGTCGCACGCGACACGACGCCCAAGGTGATCGCGCTGCTCAACCTCTCCCGCGACCAGCTGGACCGTGCCGCGGAGACCCGGATGCTCGCGGAGAAGTGGCGTGAGGGGCTGTCCGGTTCCAAGGCTGTGATCGTCGCGAACGCCGACGACCCGCTGATCGTCTGGGCGGCGTCCTCCTCCCCCAATGTGGTGTGGGTCGCGGCCGGTCAGGCGTGGAAGGACGACGCCTGGTCCTGCCCGTCCTGCGGCGGTGTGATGCAGCGCCCCGGCGACGACTGGTTCTGCGGCGAGTGCGGTTTCCGCCGCCCCGCCCCCAGCTGGGTGCTGCACGGCGACTACGTCCTGGACCCGCACGGTTCGGCGTGGCCGATCCACCTCCAGCTGCCCGGCCGTGCCAACAAGGCGAACGCCACCAGCTCGGCCGCCGTGGCCGCCGTGTTCGGTGTGCCGCCGCAGGTCGCGCTGGAGCGCATGTACCAGGTGCAGGCCGTCGCGGGCCGCTACGACGTGGTCACCTTCCTCGGCCGTGAGCTGCGGCTGCTGCTGGCGAAGAACCCGGCGGGCTGGCTCGAAACGTTTTCCCTGATCGACCCGCCGCCCACCCCGGTGATCCTCTCCGTCAACGCCCGTGGCGCGGACGGTACGGACACCTCCTGGCTGTGGGACGTGGACTACACCCAGCTCGCCGGTCACCCGATCTTCGTGCTCGGCGACCGCAAGCTGGACCTCGCGGTCCGGCTCGAAGTGGCCGGTCTCGACTTCCGGGTCTGCGAGAACCTCGACGAGGCCGTGCAGCAGGCCCCGCCCGGCCGTATCGAGGTCATCGCCAACTACACCGCCTTCCAGGATCTGCGCCGTCGTGTCGGCAACTGA
- a CDS encoding type 1 glutamine amidotransferase has product MSNNGLRLVWVYPDLLSTYGDQGNALVVERRARQRGLDVQRVDVRSDQPVPTSGDIYLIGGGEDRPQRLAAERLRRDGGLSRAASNGAIIFSVCAGYQILGHEFINDLGEREPGLGLLDVVSTRGEGARCVGDVLADIDPNLGLPPLTGFENHQGVTHLGPTARPFARVQFGNGNGTGDGTEGAYNDTVFGTYMHGPVMARNPLIADLLLKLALDVNALPPTDDRWYEALRAERIASATQPA; this is encoded by the coding sequence ATGAGCAACAACGGTCTGCGTCTGGTCTGGGTCTATCCCGACCTCCTCAGCACCTACGGCGACCAGGGCAACGCGCTCGTGGTGGAGCGCCGGGCCCGCCAGCGCGGTCTCGACGTGCAGCGCGTGGACGTCCGCAGCGACCAGCCGGTCCCGACGTCCGGCGACATCTATCTGATCGGCGGCGGTGAGGACCGTCCGCAGCGGCTGGCCGCGGAGCGGCTGCGCCGCGACGGCGGGCTCAGCCGGGCCGCGTCCAACGGCGCGATCATCTTCTCGGTCTGTGCCGGGTACCAGATCCTCGGCCATGAGTTCATCAACGACCTCGGTGAGCGCGAGCCCGGTCTCGGACTGCTCGACGTGGTCTCCACCCGTGGCGAGGGGGCCCGGTGCGTCGGTGACGTACTGGCCGACATCGACCCGAACCTCGGACTGCCTCCGCTGACCGGTTTCGAGAACCACCAGGGCGTCACCCATCTCGGCCCGACGGCACGGCCGTTCGCCCGGGTGCAGTTCGGCAACGGCAACGGCACCGGGGACGGCACCGAGGGTGCGTACAACGACACCGTCTTCGGTACGTACATGCACGGGCCCGTGATGGCGCGCAACCCGCTGATCGCGGATCTGCTGCTGAAGCTGGCCCTCGATGTCAACGCCCTGCCGCCGACGGACGACCGCTGGTACGAGGCGCTGCGCGCCGAGCGCATCGCCTCGGCGACCCAGCCCGCCTGA